The Pyxidicoccus sp. MSG2 DNA segment GGCCCTGGTGGACAGGGTCTTCCTCCTCGCCATGCTCACGTCGAGCGGGCGCGTTCAAATCACCTCGGGCGGCACGGCCTACACCGCCGACGTCCAGGCGGGCCCACAGTTCTTCGACGCGCCCATGAAGGCGAACAACCAGCCCTCCTTCCAGCTGAGCCGGAGCGGCACGCCAGTCATCAGCCTCACCAGCGCCTTCCGCACCCGCTCGCCGATTGTCTGGCAGGACCTGCTGTACCGCGCCGGGAGCTCTTCACGCCCGGCCGTCACGGGCGTCCAGAACAACCTGCCGCAAGACCGGCTCCCGTAGGCAGTTGGCCCACTGTTCAGCATGCAGCCCGGCTGCTTCATGAGCCGGGTTGCCCTTGGGCCCCATCGCTCGTCGCACATCGGACAGGGTATAGGGTTGCGGTCGCCCACACATGTCCAGGAGCCGTGACCGATGGAGACTCCCTCGCTGGAGTTGTCGCTGTCGCCCGAGGTGCATGCGGGCCAGTCCGCGTACACGTGGTGGACGTTGCGCGTCTTCTACGACGTGGGCGTGCTGGGTTACTCCAACCGCTTCGTCTGGAAATGCCCCACCCCGGTCCAGCTCGGCTGGTACGACACCCACGTCTCCGCCAACCACCTCGACGTGGGCGTGGGCACCGGCTACTACACCGCGTTCTGCCGCTATCCCTCCCCCACGCCGCGTCTGGCATTGATGGACCTCAATGCCAACAGCCTGGAGTACGCCGCCAGCCGCGCCGCGCGCTACGTGCCGGAGACGTACCGGCGCAACGTGCTCGACCCCATCGACTTCGACGCGCCCCGCTTCGACTCCATCGGCCTCAACAACCTGCTGCACTGCCTGCCCGGCTCCATGGACGAGAAGGCCGTCGCCTTCGACCACCTCCGCCCCCTGCTCAACCCGGGCGGTTGCGTCTTCGGCGCCACCCTCCTGCAGGGCGACGTGCCGCGCAGCGCCCAGGCCCGCATGCTGATGAAGACCTACAACCGCAGGGGTCTCTTCTCCAACGAGCAGGACACGCTGGAGTCACTGGAGCGCGCCCTCCGCCAGCGCTTCAAGGAGTCTCAAGTTACCCTGCACGGCTGCATGGCCCTCTTCCGGGCGCAAAGCTGACCCGCTTGGAATCCGGCCCCCCGCCAGGGGACACTGCCGGCCATGTACGACGCGCTCCTGGCACCCGTCCGCGAGGCCCACGCCAAGGCCTCCGGCACCGACAGTCCCGTGACGACGCCGCTCCCGAGCCGGCGCGGCCCGAACCCCACGCGCTGATCGCCCCATGTCCGCTGGCAAGTGGAGCGCCCTCGCCGTCGTTCTCGTGCTGGGCTCGTGTCTGGGAGTCGGTGGCCTGCTGTGGGCCTTCGATGACGTCGACTTCCTCGGCACCGACAAGGACGAGCGGGACTTCTCGGTGGCGGAGCAGCGCAGGCTCTTCGACACCTTCTTCCCGGTGCCCGTGCCCCCGAGCGCCGCCGACGTGCGCATCCGCTACGAGGGCTTCCAGGACTGGCACCTGGAGCTCTCCTTCACGCTGCCGCCGGGGGACTTCGAGTCCTTCGTTTCCCAGCTCACCCCGCACCCGGACCAGCCTGGGAGCTACGTAGGGCGCATCCGGCTGGGGGACGGCGGCTTCCTCGCGGACAACAGCTCCATCACCGTGGACCCCGCTGCCCGGCGCGTGACGCTCAAGGCCTTCACGGTGTGACAGGGGGCTTCACGCCCGTGGCCTTCACCTCGGCCCAGAGGCTGTCTCCCTCCAGCACCGCGTTGAGGGGCCCCCGCTTCTCCGAGACGCGCAGGAGGACGGCGGCGAGCTGCTCCAGGTGGATGGGGCGCAGCTTCCCCAAGAGCGGCAGCCGGGAGAAGACGCGGAGGAGGGAAGGCGGCTCGTGGTACTCGCCCTCGAAGGCCGGGGGCCGCACAATCGTCCAGGGGATGCCGCTGTCGCGCACCAGCCGTTCGGCCTCCGCCTTGGCCTTGAGGTACGCGCCCACCGGCCGGCCCGCGCCCATGCTGCTGAGCAGCACGAAGTGGTCCACGCCCGCGCGCTTCGCCGCCTCCACGAGCTGCCGCGTGGTGCCGATGTCGCTCGTCTCGTAGGTGTCGCCCGCGTCGAAGCGCTTGCGCATGGTGCCGATGAGCTGCAGCACCGTGGTGTAGCCACTCATCATCTCGATGAGCGTCTCGCCGTCGGACAGCTCCACCACCGCCTTGCGCGGCCACTCCTTCGCCAAATCACTGCCCGCGCTCTTCGGCCGCACGTGCGCAATCACGGGCACGCCGCGCGCGAGCGCCTGCCGCATCAGGGTGCGTCCGGTGGCTCCGGTGGCTCCGGCGACGAACAGGTGACGGGACGGCGTTTCCATGGGGCGCTCCAGGGCTGGGGTGCGCTGCAGCCTAGCGCGCGGCCCGCTCGGCGCGGATTTCCTTCGCGTGTTCCAGGTCCTCCAGGAAGAACGCCTCCATGGACTGGGCGGCCACGTCG contains these protein-coding regions:
- a CDS encoding SDR family oxidoreductase — encoded protein: METPSRHLFVAGATGATGRTLMRQALARGVPVIAHVRPKSAGSDLAKEWPRKAVVELSDGETLIEMMSGYTTVLQLIGTMRKRFDAGDTYETSDIGTTRQLVEAAKRAGVDHFVLLSSMGAGRPVGAYLKAKAEAERLVRDSGIPWTIVRPPAFEGEYHEPPSLLRVFSRLPLLGKLRPIHLEQLAAVLLRVSEKRGPLNAVLEGDSLWAEVKATGVKPPVTP
- a CDS encoding class I SAM-dependent methyltransferase: METPSLELSLSPEVHAGQSAYTWWTLRVFYDVGVLGYSNRFVWKCPTPVQLGWYDTHVSANHLDVGVGTGYYTAFCRYPSPTPRLALMDLNANSLEYAASRAARYVPETYRRNVLDPIDFDAPRFDSIGLNNLLHCLPGSMDEKAVAFDHLRPLLNPGGCVFGATLLQGDVPRSAQARMLMKTYNRRGLFSNEQDTLESLERALRQRFKESQVTLHGCMALFRAQS